One part of the Aspergillus fumigatus Af293 chromosome 7, whole genome shotgun sequence genome encodes these proteins:
- a CDS encoding FACT complex subunit POB3 — MEAFDNIYLDLSKQPGKCKLAESGLGWRPSGGGETFTLDSNNIGAAQWSRAAKGYELKILSRSSGVIQLDGFDQEDFERLSKAFKIWYGINVENREHALRGWNWGKAEFTKAELAFNVQNRPAFEIPYSEISNTNLAGKNEVAVEFALTSDGDANAQPSGSTKNRGRKAAAGPDELVEMRFYIPGTAVKTEKGIKTENDENGEEEEEGEEQNAANLFYETLMEKAEIGDVAGDTFATFLDVLHLTPRGRFDIDMYESSFRLRGKTYDYKIQYASIKKFFLLPKNDEMHTLIVLGLDPPLRQGQTRYPFLVMQLKLDEEISLELNMTEELLESRYKDKLEPRYEEPIHQVVTKIFRGLSGKKVIMPSKDFVSHHGHSGVKCSIKANEGLLYFLDKSLIFVPKPATYVQIENIAVITMSRVGGAVSASRTFDITVTLKAGMGEHQFSNINREEQQPLEEFFKAKNIRFKNEMSDDTSALIAAALDNDDMMSSDEDGGRADRGSADEDEESVDEDFQAESESDVAEEFDSEHESSGSASDAEMDDASDAGDDEEDVDMSEEEERPKKKSKIGK, encoded by the exons AT GGAGGCTTTCGACAACATCTACCTCGACCTCTCAAAGCAGCCCGGAAAATGCAAGCTCGCTGAGAGTGGTTTGGGATGGCGCCCTTCTGGCGGAGGTGAAACGTTCACACTTGATAGCAACAATATTGGAGCAGCCCAGTGGAGCCGGGCAGCGAAGGGATATGAACTAAAAATTCTATCGCGCTCATCGGGTGTTATTCAATTAGACGGATTTGATCAAGAG GACTTCGAACGCTTGAGTAAGGCGTTCAAGATTTGGTACGGCATCAATGTTGAAAATCGCGAGCATGCACTACGAGGGTGGAATTGGGGTAAAGCAGAATTCACAAAGGCAGAACTCGCTTTCAACGTTCAGAATCGACCTGCCTTTGAAATCCCGTATTCGGAAATCTCGAACACAAACCTGGCGGGAAAGAATGAAGTCGCAGTCGAGTTCGCTCTTACATCAGACGGCGACGCCAATGCCCAACCTTCTGGAAGCACAAAGAACCGCGGTCGGAAAGCTGCCGCGGGTCCGGATGAGCTAGTCGAGATGCGTTTCTACATCCCGGGAACGGCTGTCAAGACAGAGAAGGGCATTAAGACAGAAAATGATGAgaacggagaagaagaggaagaaggcgaggaaCAGAATGCGGCCAATCTATTCTATGAGACCCTTatggagaaggcagagatTGGTGATGTCGCCGGTGACACCTTTGCTACGTTCCTTGATGTCCTTCATCTTACACCCAG AGGTCGCTTTGATATCGACATGTACGAATCGTCGTTCCGACTTCGCGGCAAAACATACGACTATAAGATTCAATACGCCTCTATCAAGAAATTCTTCCTGCTTCCTAAGAACGACGAGATGCACACACTCATTGTATTAGGTCTTGACCCTCCTCTACGGCAAGGTCAGACTCGGTATCCTTTCCTGGTTATGCAGTTGAAACTGGATGAAGAAATCAGCCTCGAACTCAACATGACAGA AGAATTGTTGGAATCCCGCTACAAGGATAAGCTGGAACCTCGTTACGAAGAGCCGATTCATCAAGTTGTCACCAAGATCTTCCGTGGCCTATCAGGCAAGAAAGTCATCATGCCATCAAAGGACTTTGTCAG CCACCACGGACACAGCGGAGTCAAATGCTCGATCAAAGCCAACGAAGGTCTTTTATACTTCTTGGACAAGAGCTTGATTTTCGTGCCCAAGCCCGCTACTTACGTGCAGATTGAGAATATTGCTGTTATCACCATGTCCCGTGTTGGTGGCGCTGTGTCCGCAAGTAGAACATTCGATATTACTGTCACATTGAAGGCTGGAATGGGTGAGCACCAGTTTAGTAACATCAACCG TGAGGAACAACAACCACTTGAGGAATtcttcaaggccaagaaTATTCGTTTCAAGAACGAGATGTCAGATGAT ACCTCGGCTCTTATTGCTGCTGCCCTTGACAACGATGACATGATGTCtagtgatgaggatggcggGCGGGCTGATCGCGGCTCAgcagatgaggatgaagaatcTGTTGACGAAGACTTTCAGGCAGAGTCTGAGTCAGATGTTGCCGAAGAATTTGATTCTGAGCACGAAAGCAGCGGCAGCGCAAGTGACGCAGAGATGGATGACGCTTCGGACGccggcgacgatgaggaagatgtggACATGtcagaggaagaggaacgaccaaagaaaaagagcaaGATCGGGAAGTAG